One Anaerolineales bacterium genomic window carries:
- a CDS encoding PAS domain S-box protein: MADPPDIYRKIFETAGDGLIINDLETGRVVEANPAAAAMHGYARGEFIGLLPAAYLHPDSRRPYMADAEAAKPDKMTDAQAVHIRRDASLFCAEVRRTAITYRDRPCLLSVVRDVDRRVQAEQLLHQRVEAHAHEQSMLLEVSRTLASALEFQPGVILDQFRKIIEFTRAGFFMPEDPDLVVKAVRGPQPLPQTAPIRIRINDLETLPALFNEIHPIRIADVAGADPAAQSLRSMLGDHAGMFLAGMRSWMWIPIAVKSRVIAGVGIAHERQDFFTAHHATLALTVANQVAADMVNADLYEHARERAMLEERQRLAQNLHDAVNQSLFSAGLIAEVLPRLWERDPEEARRSLEDLRRLTRGALAEMRALLAELRPSTLTDAELGDLLRLLSNAFTGRTNIPVALSISGEGSLPAETQVAFYRICQEALNNIAKHAEASRVEIDLSRDTEGLELHIRDNGCGFTASEPAPSGHYGLGMMRERAEAVKAGLTLASRPGQGTEIILRWHGTPKREAL; the protein is encoded by the coding sequence ATGGCCGATCCACCCGACATTTATCGGAAAATCTTCGAAACCGCCGGCGACGGACTGATCATCAACGATTTGGAAACGGGGCGCGTGGTCGAGGCCAACCCCGCGGCGGCGGCGATGCACGGCTATGCGCGCGGGGAATTCATCGGGCTCCTCCCGGCGGCCTACCTCCACCCGGACAGCCGGCGCCCGTACATGGCGGATGCCGAGGCCGCAAAACCGGACAAGATGACGGACGCGCAGGCGGTCCACATCCGCCGGGATGCCTCTTTGTTCTGCGCCGAGGTGCGCCGGACAGCCATTACCTATCGGGATCGACCATGCCTGCTGAGCGTCGTCCGGGATGTCGACCGGCGGGTCCAGGCGGAACAGCTTCTGCACCAGCGGGTGGAAGCCCACGCGCACGAACAATCCATGCTGCTGGAGGTCTCCCGGACTCTGGCATCCGCCCTGGAATTCCAACCCGGAGTGATCCTCGATCAATTTCGCAAAATCATCGAATTCACCCGGGCCGGATTCTTTATGCCGGAGGACCCGGACTTGGTTGTCAAGGCCGTGCGCGGTCCGCAGCCGCTCCCGCAGACGGCTCCCATTCGGATCCGGATCAATGATCTGGAGACGCTCCCCGCCCTGTTCAACGAAATCCATCCGATCCGGATCGCCGACGTGGCGGGGGCTGATCCGGCGGCGCAGTCCCTGCGGTCGATGCTGGGGGATCATGCCGGTATGTTCCTGGCAGGAATGCGTTCATGGATGTGGATCCCCATCGCCGTGAAGAGCCGCGTGATCGCGGGGGTGGGCATTGCGCACGAAAGGCAGGATTTCTTCACGGCGCACCATGCCACGCTGGCGCTGACCGTCGCCAACCAGGTGGCCGCCGACATGGTCAACGCGGACTTATACGAACACGCCCGCGAGCGGGCTATGCTGGAGGAACGCCAGCGCCTGGCGCAAAACCTGCACGACGCCGTCAACCAATCCCTTTTTTCCGCCGGGCTGATCGCCGAAGTGCTGCCGCGCCTGTGGGAGCGGGATCCGGAGGAGGCGCGCCGCTCGCTGGAAGACCTGCGTCGGCTGACGCGCGGCGCGCTGGCCGAGATGCGTGCGCTGCTGGCCGAACTGCGCCCCAGCACATTGACCGACGCGGAGCTTGGCGATTTGCTGCGCCTGCTGAGCAACGCCTTTACCGGGCGGACCAACATCCCGGTGGCCTTGAGCATAAGCGGCGAAGGCAGCCTGCCCGCTGAAACCCAGGTGGCGTTCTACCGCATCTGCCAGGAAGCGTTGAACAATATCGCCAAACACGCCGAAGCCAGCCGGGTGGAAATCGATTTATCCCGCGATACGGAAGGGCTGGAATTGCACATTCGCGACAATGGCTGCGGGTTCACCGCTTCCGAACCGGCGCCTTCCGGTCATT